From the genome of Gracilibacillus salitolerans, one region includes:
- the asnB gene encoding asparagine synthase (glutamine-hydrolyzing), whose translation MCGITGWIDFTKNIENEREQVQRMASKISHRGPDETDFYFETHVGFGHQRLIVVDPAGGKQPMCHTKDQHPYVLVYNGELYNTEDIRSELLKQGWQFNSHSDTEVLLKSYIEWGEAHVEKLNGIFAYAIWDQTKQQLFLARDRLGVKPLFYKEHQNGLLFGSEIKALLAHDEVDPVIKEEGLSEIFALGPSRTPGHGVFDKMKELRAAHVGIFNRDGWKTRRYWNVESKPHEDSVEETAAKVRSLLVNAVERQLVSDVPLGTFLSGGVDSSAITAIAAQYLEKNQKDALQTFSIDYEDNDKYFKKSSFQPNQDKTYIEKMVQSLGTEHHNFVIDNVTLVDLLKDAVRYRDLPGMADVDSSLLWFCEQTKKEVTVALSGECADEIFGGYPWFYREDDLNREGFPWIRSSEVRQNLLRADVSQQLNLSAYTKKRYENTVKEAPLLDGEGEEATARRQMFYLNMQWFMPTLLDRKDRMSMGASFEARVPFSDHHLVEYVWNIPWEIKTHGNQEKGILRKALEGILPDEILYRKKSPYPKTHHPAYTNAVTNWMNEIINDKNARIFEILDRSKVKGLVDQKAANISAPWFGQLMTGPQLLAHIAQIEYWLQENNVMIDV comes from the coding sequence ATGTGTGGGATTACAGGTTGGATCGACTTCACCAAAAATATTGAGAACGAACGGGAACAAGTACAGCGTATGGCAAGCAAGATCAGCCATAGAGGACCAGATGAAACCGACTTTTATTTTGAGACACACGTCGGCTTCGGTCATCAGCGATTAATTGTTGTTGATCCAGCCGGTGGTAAGCAACCAATGTGCCATACCAAAGACCAGCATCCATACGTATTAGTGTATAATGGTGAGCTTTATAATACAGAGGATATTCGCAGTGAACTGTTGAAACAAGGATGGCAATTCAATTCTCACTCCGATACAGAAGTCCTGTTGAAGAGCTATATCGAATGGGGAGAGGCACACGTCGAGAAGTTAAACGGTATTTTTGCATATGCTATCTGGGATCAAACAAAGCAGCAATTATTTCTCGCTCGCGATCGTCTTGGGGTGAAACCTTTATTTTACAAGGAACATCAAAATGGACTATTGTTCGGCTCTGAGATAAAAGCGCTTCTCGCTCATGATGAAGTAGATCCTGTTATTAAAGAAGAAGGATTATCCGAGATTTTTGCACTTGGTCCTTCACGTACTCCAGGGCATGGTGTGTTTGATAAAATGAAGGAATTACGTGCAGCACATGTTGGCATATTCAACCGCGATGGATGGAAAACCAGACGTTATTGGAATGTGGAAAGTAAACCACACGAAGATTCTGTAGAAGAAACAGCTGCAAAAGTTCGTAGCTTATTAGTGAATGCAGTAGAGAGACAACTTGTATCCGATGTTCCGCTTGGCACCTTCTTATCAGGTGGAGTCGATTCCAGTGCAATCACAGCAATAGCAGCACAATATCTCGAAAAAAATCAAAAAGATGCTCTTCAAACCTTTTCCATTGATTATGAGGATAACGACAAATATTTTAAGAAAAGCAGTTTCCAGCCCAATCAGGACAAAACCTATATCGAAAAAATGGTACAGTCATTGGGAACCGAGCACCATAACTTTGTGATAGACAATGTTACATTGGTTGATTTATTAAAAGATGCAGTACGATACAGAGATCTCCCGGGGATGGCTGATGTTGATTCTTCGTTATTATGGTTTTGTGAGCAAACCAAAAAAGAAGTGACTGTTGCACTATCTGGTGAATGTGCGGATGAAATATTTGGTGGCTATCCTTGGTTTTATCGGGAGGATGATCTTAATCGCGAAGGTTTTCCATGGATTCGTTCTTCAGAAGTCAGACAAAATCTATTGCGAGCAGATGTGAGTCAACAATTAAATCTGTCAGCATATACGAAGAAAAGATATGAAAATACCGTAAAAGAAGCTCCATTATTAGATGGAGAAGGGGAAGAGGCAACAGCAAGAAGACAGATGTTTTATTTGAATATGCAGTGGTTTATGCCTACGTTGTTAGACCGCAAAGACCGCATGAGTATGGGTGCAAGCTTTGAAGCACGTGTGCCGTTCAGTGATCACCACCTTGTTGAATATGTATGGAATATTCCCTGGGAAATAAAAACACACGGTAATCAGGAAAAAGGAATTCTAAGAAAAGCGTTAGAAGGAATTTTGCCTGATGAAATTCTTTACCGCAAGAAAAGTCCCTATCCAAAAACACACCACCCGGCTTATACAAATGCAGTCACCAATTGGATGAACGAGATTATCAATGACAAGAATGCACGCATATTTGAGATATTAGATCGCTCCAAAGTAAAAGGATTGGTCGACCAGAAAGCAGCAAACATTAGTGCACCGTGGTTTGGTCAATTAATGACAGGACCACAATTGCTGGCACATATCGCACAAATAGAATACTGGCTGCAGGAAAACAATGTTATGATTGATGTATGA
- a CDS encoding YisL family protein has protein sequence MTHLHITAWVVGLILLFVSYAMYKNESKAGKIVHMILRLDYLLIIITGFLLFINNIAVYTNSAGILGEVIVKMIAGIWVIGALEMLLIKTSKSKPAKSAWIQLIIAFLIVLILGFGRLPFGVQFMG, from the coding sequence ATGACGCATTTACACATTACAGCATGGGTAGTGGGATTAATTCTATTATTTGTATCCTATGCCATGTACAAAAACGAAAGTAAAGCAGGAAAAATTGTACATATGATTTTAAGATTAGACTACTTATTGATTATTATCACTGGTTTCCTATTATTTATTAACAATATCGCTGTATATACAAATTCAGCCGGCATACTAGGTGAAGTAATAGTCAAAATGATTGCTGGAATTTGGGTAATCGGTGCACTGGAAATGCTATTAATCAAGACAAGTAAATCTAAACCTGCAAAAAGTGCTTGGATACAACTAATCATCGCCTTTTTAATCGTACTAATTCTAGGTTTTGGCAGACTTCCGTTTGGAGTTCAATTTATGGGGTAA
- a CDS encoding DUF418 domain-containing protein, whose translation MNNASPLADSKRLPWIDTARGFAIFGIFMVNLLSFHGPYFMYGNGNNFWGIGEPGFWQAIIDIFFQASFYSLFAFLFGFGMQIIYENLLAKNVDAPRKWLVRRLLVLLGFGLIHAFFIWYGDILITYAVIGFLLLLFLNRKNVTLVVWSICILLVPTLLYSSLLFLASSFGDISNLANRAAIENANQHYGAGSWGDILSQNANDWLYSNQVINFIFTTFNILPIFLIGLLFARNKWLHDLQAYRKTLQKWWIGSLILFVLFKAGPYTFGNPLWFSLLQDTIGGFASAIFYAITVAFLYDKLKKIFRLIGYVGKMALSNYILQSIIGVTLFYSIGFGLYGKLTPLQTIAVGLIVYPVQIILSYWWLKKYKRGPLEWLWRSLIYKKKLPNKRIPKDEGVSEQTSNI comes from the coding sequence GTGAATAATGCTTCACCATTAGCAGATTCAAAAAGATTACCATGGATTGATACCGCAAGAGGATTTGCGATCTTTGGCATTTTTATGGTGAATTTACTGTCATTTCATGGGCCGTATTTTATGTACGGTAATGGTAACAACTTTTGGGGGATAGGTGAACCAGGGTTTTGGCAAGCGATCATTGATATATTTTTCCAAGCTAGTTTTTATTCACTATTTGCTTTTTTATTTGGATTTGGGATGCAAATTATTTATGAAAACTTACTTGCTAAAAATGTGGATGCACCTCGAAAATGGTTGGTGCGACGATTATTAGTCTTACTGGGATTTGGTCTAATTCATGCTTTTTTTATTTGGTATGGTGATATTCTTATTACATATGCGGTTATTGGATTTTTGTTACTATTATTTTTAAATCGAAAAAATGTCACATTAGTTGTGTGGAGTATATGTATTTTATTGGTTCCGACTCTTTTGTATTCGAGCTTGCTATTTTTAGCTAGTTCATTTGGAGATATTAGCAATTTGGCGAATAGGGCCGCTATTGAAAATGCGAATCAGCATTATGGGGCAGGTAGCTGGGGTGATATCCTATCCCAGAATGCCAATGACTGGTTATACAGTAATCAGGTGATTAACTTCATCTTTACAACTTTTAATATATTGCCGATATTTTTAATTGGTTTACTTTTTGCCCGAAATAAATGGTTGCATGATTTACAAGCATATAGAAAAACATTGCAAAAATGGTGGATTGGCTCGCTTATTCTATTTGTATTATTTAAAGCAGGTCCGTATACGTTTGGTAATCCATTATGGTTTTCGTTGTTACAAGATACAATCGGAGGGTTTGCGTCTGCGATTTTTTATGCGATAACTGTAGCCTTTCTTTATGATAAACTTAAAAAAATCTTCAGGCTTATTGGGTATGTCGGTAAAATGGCACTATCTAATTATATTCTGCAATCGATTATCGGTGTGACGCTATTCTATTCCATCGGATTTGGACTATATGGTAAGCTGACCCCTTTACAAACAATAGCAGTCGGACTTATCGTATATCCAGTACAAATTATTCTCAGTTATTGGTGGCTGAAAAAATATAAACGTGGACCTTTAGAATGGTTATGGAGAAGTTTAATTTATAAAAAGAAGTTGCCAAACAAACGAATCCCTAAAGATGAAGGTGTTTCTGAACAAACAAGCAACATCTAA
- a CDS encoding spore germination protein produces the protein MPAIVGAVKVINIGSSSIFNIGDIYKVQPYTQAKTFAGGGSFNSGDGIRVHLENAQTTMVDNDEFDQNLTGI, from the coding sequence ATGCCCGCAATTGTTGGTGCTGTAAAAGTTATCAACATTGGTTCTTCCAGCATTTTCAATATTGGTGATATTTACAAAGTACAGCCATATACTCAAGCCAAAACCTTCGCTGGTGGTGGTTCCTTTAATAGCGGAGATGGCATACGTGTACACCTGGAAAATGCACAAACAACAATGGTCGACAATGATGAGTTTGATCAAAATTTAACTGGTATATAG
- a CDS encoding spore germination protein GerPB, protein MSLTVNQSIYIHFLKVGNITNSSVLQIGSTGKMQAVSQLYNTGGYEEPAEEAVPEGVTEPLVPLSPF, encoded by the coding sequence GTGAGTCTAACAGTGAATCAATCGATCTATATTCATTTTTTAAAAGTCGGAAATATTACTAATTCGTCTGTTTTACAAATTGGGAGTACTGGAAAAATGCAAGCAGTTTCTCAATTATACAATACAGGTGGATATGAAGAACCCGCTGAAGAAGCAGTTCCTGAAGGAGTTACAGAACCATTAGTTCCTTTATCACCGTTTTAA
- the gerPC gene encoding spore germination protein GerPC, which yields MDYQMMVYYITQLQQQVQQLYNHINSLENRIQQLEQQNSPNKNTTIEKLEYHFDQLKIERLDGTLHIGVTPEDLQSMDEFSIPNHNGGPLPPVHQALEQYVDQELPGYLQSLEQQYHCPLDSGYRQRLLDDIKQQIASRIAHYQQANVPPEQMNQHILSNVKQEFQIGLRKWFEHKQKE from the coding sequence ATGGATTATCAGATGATGGTATATTATATTACCCAATTACAACAGCAAGTCCAGCAATTATATAATCACATCAACTCCTTAGAGAATCGTATCCAACAATTAGAACAACAAAATTCTCCTAATAAAAATACAACGATTGAAAAGTTAGAATACCATTTTGATCAATTAAAAATTGAACGCTTGGACGGAACACTTCATATCGGGGTAACCCCTGAAGATTTACAATCTATGGATGAATTTTCTATACCTAATCATAACGGCGGACCATTACCACCTGTACACCAAGCATTAGAACAGTATGTTGACCAAGAATTACCTGGATATTTACAATCATTGGAACAGCAATATCATTGCCCTTTAGATTCGGGTTATCGGCAAAGATTATTAGACGATATTAAACAGCAGATTGCCAGTAGGATTGCTCATTATCAACAAGCCAATGTCCCTCCTGAACAAATGAATCAACATATTCTGTCTAATGTAAAACAAGAATTTCAAATAGGTCTTAGAAAATGGTTCGAACACAAGCAAAAGGAGTAA
- a CDS encoding spore gernimation protein GerPD: MHYKVNNWNVGVGNISIIGVSGSSLFIVGDSHEIQLSSLFDTPPESFIVGADTNEREDELIDHDATND, encoded by the coding sequence ATGCATTATAAAGTGAATAATTGGAATGTAGGAGTTGGAAATATATCAATTATCGGTGTGTCAGGTTCCTCTCTTTTTATCGTTGGAGACAGCCATGAAATACAACTATCTTCACTATTTGATACACCACCTGAATCTTTTATTGTAGGTGCTGATACTAACGAAAGAGAAGATGAGCTTATTGATCATGATGCCACGAACGACTAA
- a CDS encoding spore germination protein GerPE has protein sequence MMPRTTKVKQIRINSVSRSSLFQIGDAKEIEPHADILAVQKEGGVSSDKGFELDQYPIFRTTLQTIPDPEVVVGEHCHHHKNISVTTIDITGISSSAIVQLGSNKKIDSLARQKHIRILKAEDEERRNR, from the coding sequence ATGATGCCACGAACGACTAAAGTTAAGCAAATAAGAATAAATAGTGTATCCCGTAGTTCCTTATTTCAAATTGGCGACGCAAAAGAGATAGAACCCCATGCCGACATTCTTGCAGTACAAAAAGAAGGTGGTGTCTCCTCTGACAAAGGATTTGAATTAGACCAATATCCAATTTTCCGTACAACACTGCAAACCATACCTGATCCAGAGGTAGTAGTAGGTGAACATTGCCATCATCATAAAAATATTTCTGTTACTACTATTGATATAACTGGGATTTCTTCATCCGCCATTGTCCAATTAGGGAGCAATAAAAAAATTGATTCACTTGCTCGTCAAAAACATATTCGGATTTTAAAAGCTGAAGATGAAGAGAGGCGCAATAGATAG
- a CDS encoding spore germination protein has translation MPSIVGPIKINSVGGGVINFGDSFYLAPKSAEKSASGAGANNTGDFLNTNTGFNITNAVDPDAVDQIVGGNA, from the coding sequence TTGCCTTCGATTGTAGGTCCAATCAAAATTAATAGTGTAGGCGGTGGCGTAATCAATTTTGGTGACAGCTTTTATTTAGCACCAAAAAGTGCTGAAAAATCTGCTTCTGGTGCTGGTGCCAATAATACCGGAGATTTCTTAAACACCAATACTGGCTTTAATATTACCAATGCTGTTGATCCTGACGCCGTTGATCAAATAGTAGGTGGGAATGCATAA
- the addA gene encoding helicase-exonuclease AddAB subunit AddA: MPQWTKEQEEAIYQSGQNILVAAAAGSGKTAVLVERIIQKLLNKEQPIDIDSLLVVTFTNAAAQEMRNRVGAAIESALEDNPTSNHLKKQLSLLQNASISTLHAFCMELVRKYAYQIDIDPNFRIADNIEADLIRQDVLEQLFEVWYGDEDETEQEAFFAVVDRFSNDRNDLEVESLILKMYEFAIQHPNPDYWLDQMATIYQVDSQMPEDEIPWLQLLKQEVIDQLEVMEALAEQALDVTRESDGPYHYAEAIDIDKEMIQQAKGAIQMSWEEARTVLAGGNFKALSRKKVECAEDKKDKVKALRDQIKKRWGSIAKDWFTRSLADHLSDMQELHPTIVQLTKMIKQFKAAYMEAKKEKGLVDFADLEHFTLDILLDNKESGTPSSVALDLQRKFTEVMVDEYQDTNIVQETILSLVSNQEDSGNMFMVGDVKQSIYRFRHAEPTLFIEKYKRFALTDDPGYRIDLARNFRSREQVLTAANYIFRQLFDQKVGDIDYDEDAELIYGNKDYDNVPFPDIDTELLIIDQETNENDQPDEEIENEEDLEKAQLEARAYATKIRQWIGVNGDEPTEIMDKSTGQPRKVEYRDIVILLRSMTWAPTIMEEFKKQGIPVYAELSTGYLAAIEIQVMISLLKVIDNPRQDIPLASVLKSPIVGLDEDQLAKIRLAKKGATYYEALKEYVKTTDNETIEHFMKQLKQWRREARQGSLSHLIWDIYQETGYYDFVGGIPGGRQRQANLRALYDRAKSYESTSFRGLFRFLRFIERMEEKGDDLGAAKALGEQEDVVRIMTIHKSKGLEFPLVIVGAMNKQFNQQDLRAKYLLHKELGFATKYIDPVKRIMYPTLIYHGIKKEMQREMLAEEMRVLYVALTRAKEKVVLIGTVGSLEKKKKKWASIITHQDWVLPSYYRLESLSYLDWVGASLVRHHKGEILRAEDQPLTIPDEIAEDVSVWKVDRVHQSEYQTIDESNREQIEALDTAIHQWEGLELEDKGLKEKVANQLEYQYPYQDSIFFRAKQTVTEMKRQHEVKDSYSDQQIIEPFRAPIRKRPRFMQTEQKLTRAEIGTAMHTVMQHLPLTSNWDEVALLEFIAKLEAEEMITAGEANVIDIQAIIAFFETDFGKRLVEAEQVEREVPFSLTLPAQDVYPKWQEEQQERIFLQGVIDCVIQTDEGLVLLDYKTDQIQEEVSTEAEEKLKNRYQIQINLYAKALEQIWKQPVIEKYLYFFDKSLLVEV, from the coding sequence ATGCCGCAATGGACAAAAGAACAGGAAGAAGCGATCTATCAATCAGGTCAAAATATACTAGTAGCAGCAGCGGCAGGATCGGGTAAAACAGCTGTCCTTGTCGAACGAATCATTCAAAAATTATTAAATAAAGAACAGCCAATCGATATTGACAGTTTGCTTGTTGTAACCTTTACCAATGCAGCGGCACAGGAAATGCGAAATCGGGTTGGAGCAGCAATTGAATCGGCACTGGAGGATAATCCAACCTCTAATCATCTGAAAAAGCAATTGTCATTATTACAAAATGCATCGATTTCCACTCTCCATGCATTTTGTATGGAATTAGTACGCAAATACGCTTATCAAATCGATATTGATCCGAATTTCCGGATCGCAGACAACATTGAAGCGGATTTAATTCGTCAAGATGTCTTAGAGCAATTGTTTGAAGTATGGTATGGAGATGAGGACGAAACAGAGCAGGAAGCTTTTTTCGCTGTTGTAGACCGTTTCAGTAATGACCGGAATGATTTAGAAGTGGAATCCCTAATTTTAAAAATGTATGAATTCGCCATCCAGCACCCGAATCCTGATTATTGGCTCGACCAGATGGCAACGATCTATCAAGTAGATTCACAAATGCCAGAGGATGAGATTCCATGGCTGCAGTTATTGAAGCAGGAGGTAATCGACCAACTGGAAGTGATGGAAGCATTAGCGGAACAAGCACTTGATGTTACTCGGGAAAGTGATGGGCCTTATCATTATGCAGAAGCGATCGACATTGACAAGGAAATGATCCAGCAGGCAAAAGGTGCCATTCAAATGTCCTGGGAAGAAGCACGTACCGTTTTAGCGGGAGGGAATTTTAAAGCATTATCTCGCAAAAAAGTGGAATGTGCAGAGGACAAAAAAGATAAAGTCAAAGCATTACGCGATCAAATCAAGAAAAGATGGGGAAGTATTGCCAAGGATTGGTTCACGAGAAGCCTGGCCGATCACCTCAGTGATATGCAGGAACTTCATCCAACCATTGTGCAATTAACTAAAATGATTAAGCAGTTTAAAGCTGCTTATATGGAAGCAAAGAAAGAAAAAGGCCTTGTTGATTTTGCTGACTTAGAGCATTTCACTTTAGATATTTTGTTAGATAATAAAGAAAGTGGAACGCCATCGTCCGTCGCATTAGACCTGCAGCGAAAGTTCACAGAGGTGATGGTCGATGAGTACCAGGATACCAATATTGTACAGGAAACGATTTTATCACTGGTGTCGAATCAGGAAGATAGCGGCAATATGTTTATGGTTGGGGATGTGAAGCAAAGTATTTATCGTTTCCGTCATGCCGAACCAACCCTTTTCATTGAGAAATATAAGCGATTTGCTTTAACAGATGATCCTGGTTATCGAATTGATCTGGCCCGAAATTTCCGTAGTCGTGAACAAGTGCTAACGGCAGCGAACTATATTTTCAGACAGTTATTTGACCAAAAAGTCGGAGATATTGACTATGACGAGGATGCAGAACTAATTTATGGAAATAAAGATTATGACAATGTTCCTTTCCCAGACATTGATACCGAACTACTTATCATAGATCAGGAAACAAATGAAAATGATCAACCAGATGAAGAGATTGAGAACGAGGAAGATTTGGAAAAAGCTCAGCTGGAAGCCCGAGCCTATGCAACAAAAATCAGGCAATGGATTGGTGTTAATGGTGATGAGCCAACCGAAATTATGGACAAAAGTACAGGTCAGCCACGAAAAGTGGAATACCGTGATATTGTTATTTTATTACGGTCGATGACATGGGCACCAACGATTATGGAGGAGTTTAAGAAGCAGGGGATACCAGTTTATGCAGAGCTTTCAACAGGTTATCTGGCAGCAATCGAAATCCAAGTCATGATCAGCTTACTGAAGGTGATCGATAATCCAAGACAAGATATTCCGCTTGCCTCTGTATTAAAATCCCCAATTGTCGGGTTAGACGAAGATCAACTTGCGAAAATTCGTCTTGCTAAAAAAGGAGCAACCTATTACGAAGCCTTAAAAGAATATGTTAAAACAACCGATAATGAGACCATTGAGCACTTTATGAAACAACTGAAACAATGGCGGAGAGAAGCTAGACAAGGTTCGTTATCTCATTTGATCTGGGATATTTACCAAGAAACAGGCTATTATGACTTTGTTGGTGGGATCCCTGGTGGTCGACAACGACAAGCGAATTTACGGGCATTATATGATCGTGCGAAAAGCTATGAGTCTACTTCTTTCCGAGGGCTATTCCGTTTCTTGCGTTTTATTGAGCGTATGGAAGAGAAAGGCGATGACTTAGGCGCGGCGAAAGCATTAGGAGAACAGGAAGATGTTGTCCGGATTATGACGATCCATAAGAGTAAAGGACTGGAATTCCCACTAGTGATTGTCGGTGCGATGAATAAACAATTTAACCAACAAGATTTACGTGCAAAGTATTTGTTGCACAAAGAATTAGGCTTTGCTACCAAATATATTGATCCCGTCAAACGTATCATGTACCCGACCCTAATTTATCACGGTATAAAGAAAGAAATGCAACGGGAAATGCTGGCGGAAGAGATGCGAGTCCTTTATGTTGCGTTAACGAGAGCGAAAGAAAAAGTTGTTTTAATCGGTACAGTAGGATCTTTAGAAAAGAAGAAAAAGAAATGGGCAAGTATTATCACCCATCAAGATTGGGTACTTCCTTCTTATTATCGATTAGAATCATTATCTTATTTAGACTGGGTCGGTGCCAGTTTAGTTCGTCATCATAAAGGTGAGATTTTAAGAGCGGAAGATCAGCCGTTAACGATCCCAGATGAAATAGCAGAAGATGTTTCCGTCTGGAAGGTGGATCGCGTCCATCAAAGCGAATATCAAACGATTGATGAAAGTAATCGCGAACAGATAGAGGCATTAGATACAGCTATTCATCAGTGGGAAGGTTTAGAGCTGGAGGATAAAGGCTTAAAAGAAAAAGTAGCCAATCAATTAGAATATCAATATCCATACCAAGATTCGATTTTTTTTCGAGCAAAACAAACGGTAACCGAAATGAAACGGCAGCATGAAGTGAAAGACAGCTATAGTGATCAGCAAATCATTGAACCATTCCGTGCTCCGATTCGCAAAAGACCTCGTTTTATGCAAACAGAGCAAAAGCTGACACGTGCAGAGATTGGTACGGCGATGCATACCGTCATGCAGCATTTACCGTTGACAAGTAATTGGGATGAAGTAGCGTTATTAGAATTTATCGCCAAGTTAGAAGCAGAGGAAATGATCACAGCAGGTGAGGCAAATGTGATTGATATACAAGCGATAATAGCATTTTTTGAAACAGATTTTGGCAAGCGATTAGTTGAAGCAGAACAAGTGGAACGAGAAGTGCCATTTAGTTTAACCTTGCCAGCACAAGATGTTTATCCAAAGTGGCAGGAAGAGCAGCAGGAACGTATCTTCTTGCAAGGTGTGATTGACTGTGTCATCCAAACAGACGAAGGTTTGGTGCTATTGGACTATAAAACGGATCAAATCCAAGAAGAAGTAAGCACAGAAGCAGAGGAGAAGTTAAAAAACCGATATCAAATCCAAATTAATCTCTATGCTAAAGCATTGGAACAAATTTGGAAGCAACCGGTCATTGAAAAGTATTTATATTTCTTTGATAAAAGTTTACTTGTAGAGGTATAG